Proteins from a genomic interval of Coffea eugenioides isolate CCC68of unplaced genomic scaffold, Ceug_1.0 ScVebR1_2792;HRSCAF=3888, whole genome shotgun sequence:
- the LOC113757164 gene encoding 8-amino-7-oxononanoate synthase-like produces the protein MGPRGQALICSYTNNHRLLESALADLKKKEDCLLCPAGFAANMALITAVGSVGLLLAEGGKPKRDARVAIFSDALNHASIINGIRLAEKQGSLVNIERLYWSLYWCLRLTITFLASMLLASVNSKCSSEIQMSPWSSTRRNICIHTPVPYIPCCFNFRNQRHRNHVSMASYISPLIY, from the exons ATGGGACCTAGAGGTCAAGCATTAATTTGTAGTTACACAAATAACCACAGGTTGCTGGAGTCGGCGTTGGCAGACTTAAAGAAGAAAGAG GATTGCCTTCTTTGTCCCGCAGGCTTTGCAGCCAACATGGCACTTATCACAGCAGTTGGAAGTGTTGGTTTGCTGTTAGCTGAAGGGGGAAAACCTAAAAGGGATGCAAGAGTTGCCATTTTTTCTGATGCACTCAACCATGCATCAATTATCAATGGTATCCGCCTTGCTGAGAAACAAGGGAGTTTAGTCAACATTGAGCGTTTGTATTGGTCTTTATACTGGTGCCTTCGCTTAACCATTACGTTTCTTGCATCGATGCTGCTGGCTTCTGTAAATTCAAAATGCTCTTCCGAAATACAAATGTCTCCATGGTCTTCAACAAGGAGAAATATTTGTATTCATACCCCAGTCCCGTACATCCCTTGCTGTTTTAATTTTCGGAATCAACGGCATAGAAATCATGTATCCATGGCATCATACATTTCACCTTTAATATATTAG
- the LOC113757163 gene encoding putative late blight resistance protein homolog R1B-16: MEMASTCSIDRVLLVLELLLNNRFRGRYVRDAIRHMKFLKTFLMCARKWSQSNDLYLESDNVVKKVSLPSFLSRIEDTFHEYEKDIHSLSHRSETDKQEIENYTIGSYYSMFRELEKQIKSLKQEIIKIYFALASSRSFQSNSCMTDDELMEFIDLILQNLADLTNGYMAICKISESYISAALTLSAQVQALEAKLTFLKSFIPFAKMRGTADIPALLLSHFEVVALKAARLSYMCFFWDDAEAMHNPELYSMVYEQQQKIRAVDFHVYEIYKEVLGASNSSTSLHTAEMDEQILNNFNDSLISCLWELLCYSSSFMDSVKDEMHILYAGLRFLRRILRKHQEKMDEQNEKIGALLSEAGIIICSLSLNRVQGEEVGFSESTEALDCIHMLANTNIHIKHFKDQISGSSIIGSHPNPSHSLTVQEVCKPLKHMPSKGKVPITHEDMVDLDDEVEKLIERLVSGPEQVEIVPIVGMAGLGKTTLAKKVYNHRSVIYNFHIRLWCTVSQEFNMKSLLIQILCPDGKQSNMDEELKNLNEHELLQQLYQRLKTKRYLVVFDDVWDFRAWNELRYSFPNDKNRSRILFTSRFSNVASQVQYAGKPHNLRPLSEKESFELLLKKVFGKEDCPQALHGIGMEIAKKCIGLPLAVVVVAGVLATIEHDILVWEEFARSLTSTMVSSADQCKKSLELSYEHLPYHLKDCLLYFASFREDEKIGAKKLMRLWIAEGFVEKIEGKRSEDIAEEYLMDLIGRNLVMVSKSRSIGGVKTCYIHDLIFEFCKAEAKEKKFLQVLRGYDELSTFNEPPFLHRLSICSSGEDFIKARLFCPHLSSLLLFGQQVQLYEFELLNISSLFCIYKHLEVLNLQCINLMLKELPTEVESLLSLRYLALTSWNLTLVPPCIAKLSNLETFHLISGRRVSLPDSIWNMKKLVHVNVKDSIVIRLSSNDNVLENLSTLPNLGTFSGLLLSSDQEAENILRRIPNIRGLKINLIGNRVCCNMSHLECLESLTLNLIHFSGPSDHVELSLPMNLKKLCLAWMDLACSQMSLIEQLPNLEVFKLEQVWLKRWKLMEGGFPKLRVLTLVGVKVAEWTETDSDSDDYFPCLQQLKLRRIFYLEMMPSCLERISTLQTIIVLYCGDGVESLAREIEAAQKNYGNENLEIIMENSGIGFY, encoded by the coding sequence ATGGAGATggcctccacttgcagcattgATCGTGTCTTACTTGTTCTAGAGTTGCTTCTGAACAACCGATTCCGAGGCCGGTATGTTCGTGATGCAATCAGACAcatgaaatttctcaaaacATTTCTTATGTGTGCAAGAAAGTGGAGCCAAAGCAATGATTTGTACTTGGAATCTGACAATGTTGTGAAGAAGGTGAGTCTTCCATCTTTCTTATCTCGCATCGAAGACACCTTTCACGAATATGAGAAGGACATTCACTCTCTTTCCCATAGATCAGAAACGGATAAACAAGAAATTGAGAATTATACTATTGGTAGTTATTATAGCATGTTCAGGGAACTTGAGAAACAGATCAAATCACTGAAGCAAGAAATCATCAAAATTTACTTTGCTTTGGCAAGCAGCAGGTCATTTCAATCAAATTCTTGTATGACAGATGACGAGCTAATGGAATTCATAGACCTCATCCTACAAAATCTAGCAGATTTGACGAATGGCTATATGGCTATATGTAAAATTAGTGAATCGTATATTTCTGCTGCTTTGACTTTGagtgctcaagtccaagcccttgAAGCAAAGCTGACATTCTTGAAAAGCTTCATTCCCTTTGCCAAAATGCGAGGAACCGCAGATATTCCTGCCTTGCTATTGTCTCACTTTGAAGTGGTGGCTTTGAAAGCAGCACGCCTCTCTTACATGTGTTTTTTTTGGGATGATGCTGAGGCAATGCACAATCCTGAGCTCTACTCCATGGTATATGAACAACAACAGAAGATCAGAGCTGTTGATTTTCATGTCTACGAGATTTATAAGGAAGTACTTGGAGCTTCAAACTCCTCAACATCATTACATACAGCAGAGATGGATGAGCAGATATTGAACAACTTCAATGATTCTCTTATAAGTTGTCTTTGGGAGCTGTTATGCTACAGTTCAAGTTTTATGGATTCTGTGAAAGATGAAATGCACATACTCTATGCAGGACTGAGATTTTTGAGAAGGATTTTAAGGAAGCATCAGGAGAAAATGGatgaacaaaatgaaaaaattggagCCCTCCTTAGTGAGGCAGGGATTATAATTTGCTCGCTTTCGCTAAACAGAGTGCAAGGAGAAGAAGTTGGCTTCTCAGAATCCACAGAGGCTCTTGATTGTATTCATATGCTGGCTAATACCAACATCCATATCAAGCATTTTAAGGATCAGATCAGTGGCTCAAGCATTATAGGGAGCCATCCAAATCCCTCACATAGCTTAACAGTACAAGAAGTTTGCAAGCCTTTGAAGCACATGCCATCGAAAGGAAAAGTACCAATCACACATGAAGACATGGTTGATCTTGATGACGAGgtagaaaagttaattgaacgACTTGTCAGCGGACCAGAACAGGTGGAAATTGTTCCCATTGTGGGAATGGCTGGGCTTGGTAAAACAACTTTAGCCAAAAAAGTTTACAATCATCGTTCAGTTATCTATAACTTCCACATTCGTCTTTGGTGTACTGTTTCCCAAGAATTTAACATGAAAAGCTTGTTAATACAAATTTTGTGCCCTGATGGGAAACAGTCTAACATGGATGAAGAGCTTAAAAACTTGAATGAACATGAATTGCTTCAACAGCTCTATCAAAGGCTGAAGACGAAGAGGtatcttgttgtttttgatGATGTCTGGGACTTCAGGGCATGGAATGAGTTGAGATATTCATTCCCAAATGATAAGAATAGAAGTAGAATCCTCTTCACCAGTCGATTTTCTAATGTGGCCTCACAGGTTCAATATGCGGGCAAACCTCACAATCTTCGCCCACTCAGTGAGAAAGAAAGTTTTGAATTGCTGCTGAAGAAGGTATTTGGAAAAGAAGATTGTCCTCAAGCATTGCATGGAATCGGAATGGAGATTGCCAAAAAGTGTATCGGATTGCCACTTGCAGTTGTTGTTGTAGCTGGAGTCCTGGCAACTATAGAGCATGATATTTTAGTTTGGGAAGAATTTGCTAGAAGTTTAACTTCGACCATGGTGTCTAGTGCAGACCAGTGCAAAAAGTCATTGGAGCTCAGTTACGAGCATTTACCATATCACTTGAAGGATTGCCTGCTGTATTTTGCCTCATTTCGAGAAGATGAAAAAATTGGTGCCAAGAAGTTGATGCGTCTATGGATTGCAGAAGGGTTTGTggaaaaaattgaaggaaagagATCAGAAGACATTGCAGAAGAATATTTGATGGACCTAATTGGTCGAAACTTAGTTATGGTAAGTAAAAGCAGATCCATTGGTGGAGTCAAAACTTGTTACATTCACGATTTGATATTTGAGTTCTGTAAGGCCgaggcaaaagaaaagaagtttctTCAGGTCCTGCGAGGATATGATGAGCTTTCTACCTTTAATGAACCTCCCTTCCTACATCGGTTATCCATTTGCTCCAGTGGAGAAGATTTTATAAAGGCAAGGCTATTTTGTCCACATTTATCTAGTCTGCTCTTATTTGGTCAGCAGGTTCAATTATATGAGTTTGAGCTGCTTAATATCTCCTCCCTTTTTTGCATCTATAAACATCTTGAAGTCCTGAATTTACAGTGCATTAACCTAATGCTTAAGGAGCTTCCGACTGAAGTCGAATCACTTCTTTCTTTGAGGTACTTAGCCCTTACATCTTGGAACTTGACACTCGTTCCACCGTGTATAGCCAAGCTCTCAAATCTGGAAACCTTTCATCTAATTTCTGGTCGGAGGGTTTCATTGCCAGATAGCATCTGGAACATGAAGAAGCTGGTGCATGTAAATGTAAAGGATTCCATTGTAATTCGTCTTTCTTCGAATGACAACGTTCTCGAAAACCTCTCCACTTTACCTAATTTAGGCACGTTCTCCGGTCTGCTTCTTTCTTCTGATCAAGAAGCAGAGAACATATTGAGAAGGATTCCCAACATTCGCGGACTCAAAATTAATCTGATTGGAAACAGAGTATGCTGCAACATGAGTCATCTAGAATGTCTAGAATCACTTACCTTAAATCTGATTCACTTCTCAGGTCCGTCGGATCATGTTGAGCTTTCTTTGCCCATGAATTTAAAAAAGTTGTGTCTTGCCTGGATGGATCTTGCCTGTAGTCAAATGTCATTGATTGAACAACTTCCTAATCTTGAGGTCTTCAAATTAGAACAGGTTTGGCTCAAAAGATGGAAGCTAATGGAAGGAGGATTCCCCAAACTCAGGGTCTTGACTTTGGTAGGTGTAAAGGTTGCGGAGTGGACAGAGACAGACTCTGACAGTGATGATTATTTCCCGTGTCTTCAGCAATTAAAACTCCGTagaattttttatttggaaatgaTGCCTTCGTGCTTAGAGCGTATATCAACTCTTCAAACAATTATAGTGCTATATTGCGGAGATGGTGTTGAATCTTTGGCACGGGAAATTGAAGCAGCACAGAAAAATTATGGAAATGAGAATCTGGAGATCATCATGGAGAATTCGGGGATCGGCTTCTATTGA